The Amycolatopsis sp. DG1A-15b genome window below encodes:
- a CDS encoding enoyl-CoA hydratase/isomerase family protein, with the protein MTVSVLDLGDDENRFSPAWLQRVHSFLDDVEGALVTTGGGKFYSNGLDLEWLTAHGDQAAGYVAEVQELFARVLTLPVPTVAAINGHAFGAGAMLAMAHDFRVMRGDRGYFCFPEADINIPFTPGMAALIQGKLTPSAAIASMTTGRRFGGSEAAEIGLVDEVAAEGEVVKVAHERAQALAGKDRGTLGAIKATMFAPAVAALRAG; encoded by the coding sequence GTGACCGTTTCCGTGCTCGACCTGGGCGACGACGAAAACCGGTTCTCACCGGCCTGGCTGCAGCGCGTCCATTCCTTTTTGGACGACGTCGAAGGCGCCCTGGTGACCACCGGAGGCGGCAAGTTCTATTCGAACGGCCTCGACCTCGAATGGCTGACGGCCCACGGCGACCAGGCAGCCGGGTACGTCGCGGAGGTCCAGGAGCTGTTCGCCCGGGTGCTGACCCTGCCGGTCCCGACCGTCGCGGCGATCAACGGCCACGCGTTCGGCGCGGGCGCAATGCTGGCCATGGCCCACGACTTCCGCGTGATGCGCGGCGACCGAGGTTATTTCTGTTTCCCGGAGGCGGACATCAACATCCCGTTCACGCCGGGGATGGCGGCGCTGATCCAGGGCAAGCTGACCCCGTCGGCGGCGATCGCCTCGATGACGACGGGCCGGCGTTTCGGCGGCTCGGAGGCGGCGGAGATCGGGTTGGTGGACGAGGTCGCGGCCGAGGGCGAAGTGGTGAAGGTGGCACACGAACGGGCGCAGGCGCTGGCGGGCAAGGACCGCGGGACGCTGGGCGCGATCAAGGCGACGATGTTCGCACCGGCGGTGGCGGCGCTGCGGGCGGGGTAG
- a CDS encoding TetR/AcrR family transcriptional regulator: MPRPRVHDLDALLDVAERLIASSAEVTVRGLAAAAGVPNGTIYHAFGSLSALRARVWLRAATAFLDLQTSLVEQASSPVEAVVAAADTPAVFASLRPEGARMLLSVRGDRLFGPELPGELAEALHAVDKRLVALLIRLARRLWDRGDGLAVEVITTCVVDLPTAFFRRDITDPLVRERLAAAVRAVLTVPPREKDRP, from the coding sequence ATGCCCCGCCCCCGCGTCCACGACCTCGACGCGCTCCTCGACGTCGCCGAGCGGCTCATCGCCTCCTCGGCGGAGGTGACCGTGCGTGGCCTGGCCGCGGCCGCGGGCGTGCCGAACGGGACGATCTACCACGCGTTCGGGTCGCTCAGCGCGCTGCGGGCCCGGGTCTGGCTGCGGGCGGCGACGGCGTTCCTCGACCTCCAGACCTCGCTCGTGGAGCAGGCTTCGTCGCCGGTGGAGGCGGTCGTCGCGGCGGCGGACACGCCCGCGGTGTTCGCGTCCCTGCGTCCCGAGGGGGCGCGGATGCTGCTGTCGGTGCGGGGCGACCGGCTCTTCGGGCCCGAGCTGCCCGGCGAGCTGGCGGAGGCCCTGCACGCGGTGGACAAACGCCTGGTCGCCCTGCTGATCCGGCTCGCCCGCCGGCTGTGGGACCGCGGCGACGGCCTGGCGGTCGAGGTGATCACGACGTGCGTCGTCGACCTGCCGACGGCGTTCTTCCGGCGTGACATCACCGATCCCCTGGTGCGGGAAAGGCTGGCCGCCGCGGTGCGGGCGGTGCTGACCGTGCCCCCTCGAGAAAAGGACCGACCGTGA
- a CDS encoding arsenate reductase family protein, with the protein MEIWINPACSKCRSAVSMLDEAGAEYTVRRYLEDPPTAAELEAVLERLGLEPWDITRTAEPVAKELGLKTWGRTPEDRPKWIDALAGHPKLIQRPIITADDGTAVVARDPETVRSVL; encoded by the coding sequence GTGGAGATCTGGATCAACCCGGCGTGCTCGAAGTGCCGGTCCGCGGTGTCGATGCTCGACGAGGCCGGCGCGGAGTACACCGTGCGCCGCTACCTCGAGGACCCGCCGACGGCGGCGGAACTCGAAGCCGTCCTGGAGCGCCTCGGCCTCGAACCGTGGGACATCACGCGCACCGCCGAGCCCGTCGCGAAGGAACTCGGCCTCAAGACCTGGGGCCGCACGCCCGAAGACCGGCCGAAGTGGATCGACGCGCTGGCCGGGCACCCCAAGCTGATCCAGCGGCCGATCATCACGGCCGACGACGGCACGGCGGTCGTCGCGCGCGACCCCGAGACCGTGCGGTCGGTCCTTTAA
- a CDS encoding threonine synthase, with product MPYSFLSHLECSRTGERLDADTVQGLSAAGAPLLARYDLDGVREAVTPKEIAGREPTLWRYHEVLPVRSAEHVVSLGEGMTPLLRLPRYGRELGLSRLWMKDEGLVPTGTFKARGAAVGVSRAAELGVRGIAMPTNGNAGAAWALYAARAGLSSLVAMPDDAPAITMRECVAAGAELYRVDGLIGDAGKLVAAAVQRRAGVQDVSTLKEPYRIEGKKTMGYEIAEQFGWRLPDVILYPTGGGVGIIGIYKALLEMRELGWVSGPLPRLVAVQATGCAPIVSAFSRGARESTPFPDARTVAFGITVPKALGDFLVLDAVYATGGTAIAVTDEELLAAQRELASHEGTFVCPEGGACFAALRHLRESGWLEGDEDVVVLNTGAGIKYPETVALDVPLLAKGDAIP from the coding sequence GTGCCGTACTCCTTCCTCAGCCACCTCGAGTGCTCCCGGACCGGCGAACGCCTCGACGCCGACACGGTCCAGGGTCTCTCCGCGGCGGGCGCGCCGCTGCTCGCGCGCTACGACCTCGACGGCGTCCGCGAAGCCGTGACGCCGAAGGAGATCGCCGGGCGCGAGCCGACGCTGTGGCGCTACCACGAGGTGCTGCCCGTGCGCTCGGCCGAGCACGTCGTCAGCCTCGGCGAAGGCATGACGCCGTTGCTGCGGCTGCCGCGCTACGGCCGCGAACTGGGGCTGTCGCGCCTGTGGATGAAGGACGAAGGCCTGGTCCCGACCGGCACGTTCAAGGCCCGGGGCGCCGCGGTCGGCGTCTCGCGGGCGGCCGAGCTGGGCGTGCGCGGGATCGCGATGCCGACGAACGGCAACGCCGGCGCGGCGTGGGCGTTGTACGCGGCGCGCGCGGGGCTGTCGAGCCTGGTCGCGATGCCGGACGACGCCCCGGCGATCACCATGCGCGAGTGCGTCGCCGCCGGTGCCGAGCTGTACCGGGTGGACGGTCTCATCGGCGACGCGGGCAAGCTCGTCGCCGCGGCGGTTCAGCGGCGTGCAGGGGTCCAGGACGTCTCGACGCTGAAGGAGCCGTACCGCATCGAGGGCAAGAAGACGATGGGGTACGAGATCGCCGAGCAGTTCGGCTGGCGCCTGCCCGACGTCATCCTCTACCCCACCGGCGGCGGCGTCGGCATCATCGGGATCTACAAAGCCCTGCTCGAGATGCGGGAACTGGGCTGGGTTTCCGGCCCGCTGCCCCGGCTCGTCGCCGTCCAGGCCACCGGCTGCGCGCCGATCGTCTCGGCGTTTTCGCGCGGTGCGCGGGAAAGCACCCCGTTCCCGGACGCCCGGACGGTCGCCTTCGGCATCACCGTGCCCAAGGCGCTCGGCGACTTCCTCGTGCTCGACGCCGTGTACGCGACCGGCGGCACCGCGATCGCCGTCACCGACGAGGAACTGCTCGCGGCCCAACGGGAACTGGCCTCGCATGAAGGCACTTTCGTCTGCCCGGAGGGCGGCGCGTGCTTCGCCGCGCTGCGGCACCTGCGCGAGTCCGGCTGGCTCGAGGGCGACGAAGACGTCGTCGTGCTCAACACCGGCGCCGGGATCAAGTACCCGGAGACGGTGGCCCTGGACGTCCCGCTGCTCGCGAAGGGCGACGCGATTCCTTAA
- a CDS encoding DUF1295 domain-containing protein, producing the protein MDALRVCLYVFAGVTLGTWLVSVLTREYSWVDRIWSIVPVAYVGIFAGAAGFADTRLDVMFALVTLWGIRLTFNFARKGGYAPGGEDYRWAVLRERMAPWQFQLFNFFFISLYQNAILLLITLPALTALEHPGGFGVADVVVAVVFAAFLAGETVADQQQWRFHREKHAGRAPTRFLQAGLFRYSRHPNFFFEQAQWWAVAAFGVVAGGLQWTVVGAVLLTLLFVGSTRFTESITKSRYPEYADYQRRTSAVVPWPVRG; encoded by the coding sequence ATGGACGCGCTGCGGGTGTGCCTCTACGTCTTCGCCGGGGTGACCCTCGGCACCTGGCTGGTCTCGGTGCTGACCAGGGAGTACTCCTGGGTGGACCGGATCTGGTCGATCGTGCCGGTGGCCTACGTGGGGATCTTCGCCGGCGCCGCCGGGTTCGCCGACACCCGGCTCGACGTGATGTTCGCGCTGGTCACCCTCTGGGGGATCCGGCTGACGTTCAACTTCGCCCGCAAGGGCGGGTACGCGCCCGGCGGCGAGGACTACCGGTGGGCGGTGCTGCGCGAGCGGATGGCGCCGTGGCAGTTCCAGCTGTTCAACTTCTTCTTCATCTCGCTGTACCAGAACGCCATCCTGCTGCTGATCACCCTCCCGGCGCTGACCGCGCTGGAGCACCCCGGCGGGTTCGGGGTCGCGGACGTCGTCGTCGCGGTGGTGTTCGCCGCCTTCCTCGCCGGGGAGACGGTCGCCGACCAGCAGCAGTGGCGGTTCCACCGCGAGAAGCACGCGGGCCGGGCGCCGACGCGGTTCCTGCAGGCCGGGCTGTTCCGCTACTCGCGGCACCCGAACTTCTTCTTCGAGCAGGCGCAGTGGTGGGCGGTTGCCGCGTTCGGGGTGGTCGCCGGCGGTCTGCAGTGGACGGTCGTCGGCGCGGTCCTGCTGACGCTGCTGTTCGTGGGCTCGACGCGGTTCACCGAGAGCATCACGAAGTCCCGGTACCCGGAGTACGCGGACTACCAGCGGCGGACGTCGGCGGTGGTCCCGTGGCCGGTCCGCGGATGA
- a CDS encoding carbon-nitrogen hydrolase family protein produces the protein MAGPRMTVVVALQLSTGVPLERILAFEDGIRGADLVVLPEAVLGGYPGRVPFVEYFHAAVAVPGPETAALAGLASRTGATLVVGVIERDGSTLYSTVVFLDPELGMVAKHRKLVPTARERVFWGRGDGSTLPVVPTAAGRAGAAICWENHMPLLRAAMYAKGVEIWCAPTADDRDVWQASMRHIADEGRCFVVSACPYESGGDDPFRGGSVIVGPLGDVLAGPLRDAEGLITAEIDVQEIVAARHSLDVSGHYARPDVFSLTVDERPRDGVTFLR, from the coding sequence GTGGCCGGTCCGCGGATGACGGTCGTCGTCGCGCTGCAGCTCTCGACCGGTGTCCCGCTCGAGCGGATCCTGGCGTTCGAGGACGGGATCCGGGGCGCCGACCTGGTGGTGCTGCCGGAGGCCGTGCTCGGTGGTTATCCGGGGCGTGTGCCGTTCGTCGAGTACTTCCACGCGGCGGTGGCCGTGCCGGGCCCCGAGACGGCGGCGCTGGCCGGGCTCGCCTCCCGGACCGGCGCGACGCTGGTGGTGGGCGTCATCGAGCGCGACGGCTCCACGCTGTACAGCACGGTGGTCTTCCTCGACCCGGAGCTGGGGATGGTGGCCAAGCACCGCAAGCTGGTGCCGACGGCGCGGGAACGCGTGTTCTGGGGCCGCGGCGACGGCTCGACGCTCCCGGTGGTCCCGACGGCGGCGGGCCGGGCCGGCGCGGCGATCTGCTGGGAGAACCACATGCCGTTGCTACGGGCGGCGATGTACGCGAAGGGCGTGGAAATCTGGTGCGCCCCGACGGCGGACGACCGCGACGTCTGGCAGGCGTCGATGCGCCACATCGCCGACGAGGGCCGGTGTTTCGTGGTTTCGGCGTGCCCGTACGAGTCCGGCGGCGACGACCCGTTCCGCGGCGGCAGCGTGATCGTCGGCCCGCTGGGGGACGTGCTGGCGGGCCCGCTGCGCGATGCGGAGGGCCTGATCACGGCGGAGATCGACGTCCAGGAGATCGTGGCCGCGCGGCACAGCCTCGACGTGTCGGGGCACTACGCGCGGCCGGACGTGTTCTCGCTGACGGTGGACGAGCGACCGCGGGACGGCGTCACCTTCCTGCGGTGA
- a CDS encoding SDR family oxidoreductase, with amino-acid sequence MTAELSGSTALVTGGTSGIGRATAVALAGLGAHVVLSGRDAGRGAEAVETIRAAGGKADFVAADLKDAASARALAARAREVGGPIDVLVNNAGVFPTGPTESFAEADFDAVFTTNVKVPFYLVAELAPEMAARGHGAIVNVSTIVATAGMAGMAPYGASKAAIELMTKAWAAEFGPSGVRVNAVSPGPTRTEGTAAFGDGLDELAAAGPAGRVAAPEEIAAAIAFLAAGDASFVHGAVLPVDGGRLAV; translated from the coding sequence ATGACTGCGGAACTGTCCGGGTCGACGGCCCTGGTGACCGGTGGGACGAGCGGCATCGGCCGCGCGACGGCGGTCGCGCTGGCCGGGCTCGGCGCGCACGTGGTGCTGTCCGGCCGGGACGCCGGGCGCGGCGCCGAGGCCGTCGAGACCATCCGCGCGGCGGGCGGCAAGGCCGACTTCGTCGCGGCGGACCTGAAGGACGCCGCGTCGGCGCGTGCCCTCGCGGCCCGGGCGCGTGAGGTGGGCGGGCCGATCGACGTGCTGGTCAACAACGCCGGCGTGTTCCCGACCGGGCCGACCGAATCCTTCGCCGAGGCGGACTTCGACGCGGTCTTCACGACGAACGTCAAGGTGCCTTTCTACCTCGTCGCCGAGCTGGCGCCGGAAATGGCCGCGCGCGGCCACGGCGCGATCGTGAACGTGTCCACGATCGTCGCGACAGCCGGCATGGCGGGCATGGCGCCCTACGGCGCGTCGAAGGCGGCCATCGAGCTGATGACGAAGGCGTGGGCGGCGGAGTTCGGCCCGTCGGGCGTGCGGGTCAACGCGGTCAGCCCGGGCCCGACCCGCACGGAAGGCACGGCGGCGTTCGGCGACGGCCTGGACGAGCTGGCGGCGGCGGGCCCGGCCGGGCGAGTGGCTGCCCCGGAGGAGATCGCGGCGGCGATCGCGTTCCTGGCCGCGGGTGACGCGAGCTTCGTCCACGGCGCGGTGCTCCCGGTCGACGGCGGCCGGCTGGCGGTCTGA
- a CDS encoding LysR family transcriptional regulator, protein MEIRELRAFVAVVEAGAMSKAARRLHVSQPALSQTITALERRLGVRLLVRTSTGVQVTDAGTTLLGEARAVLARHDQALAAMARHTAEGGGVLRVGVPLELPPELLPSALARLPDTRVQARHLSSVAQVAALRAGELDVGLVRERPPGPDLDAALVVTEDVGVLLAADLAEKLGSPVRLEDLAGLEWFAFPRAGSPAWYDELAAILRSHGLDVGPEVPEEQRLIVELKIPAVSAGGAYAFAPPAWPYPLPDTVRWVPLAGNPIVRRTWAVWPATSRRRDVAEFVAALEDHRRNGSEA, encoded by the coding sequence ATGGAGATCCGGGAGCTGCGGGCGTTCGTCGCGGTCGTCGAGGCGGGCGCGATGTCGAAGGCGGCCCGCCGGCTGCACGTGAGCCAGCCGGCGCTGTCCCAGACGATCACGGCGCTGGAACGGCGGCTCGGCGTCCGGCTGCTGGTGCGCACGAGCACCGGCGTGCAGGTCACCGACGCCGGAACGACGCTGCTCGGTGAGGCCCGCGCGGTGCTGGCCCGCCACGACCAGGCGCTCGCCGCGATGGCCCGGCACACCGCGGAGGGCGGCGGCGTGCTGCGCGTCGGCGTCCCCCTGGAACTGCCGCCGGAGCTGCTGCCCTCGGCGCTCGCGCGGCTGCCGGACACGCGGGTGCAGGCCCGGCACCTGTCGTCGGTGGCGCAGGTGGCCGCGCTGCGGGCCGGCGAACTGGACGTCGGGCTGGTGCGCGAGCGGCCGCCCGGGCCCGACCTGGACGCGGCGCTCGTGGTGACCGAGGACGTCGGTGTCCTGCTGGCCGCGGACCTGGCGGAGAAGCTGGGCTCGCCGGTCCGGCTGGAGGACCTGGCCGGCCTGGAGTGGTTCGCCTTCCCCCGTGCGGGCAGCCCGGCCTGGTACGACGAGCTGGCGGCGATCCTGCGCAGCCACGGCCTCGACGTCGGCCCGGAGGTCCCGGAGGAGCAGCGGCTGATCGTCGAGCTCAAGATCCCGGCGGTCAGCGCGGGCGGGGCGTACGCGTTCGCGCCACCCGCGTGGCCGTACCCGCTGCCGGACACCGTGCGCTGGGTGCCGCTGGCCGGGAACCCGATCGTCCGGCGGACCTGGGCGGTGTGGCCGGCGACGTCGCGCCGGCGGGACGTCGCCGAGTTCGTCGCGGCGCTGGAAGACCATCGGCGGAACGGATCGGAGGCATAA
- a CDS encoding cytochrome P450: MTITDPDTYVRGVPYDELARLRRAGPVVRVDDFWAVLGHAEVRRVLRDPGVFSSQLGGTQIRDAADLAYVRRMMLNMDPPEHGRLRGLLTKAFTPRAIAKLTSQIEGWARELVAAVADRGECDFAQVAADLPLRTLAGVFGVPEQDRRLMYDWSNRVIGYQDAEYAVSSTVSVSEVSELARAALAVRPAPGQAGSMPDPRTRAGMPDLYAYANALGDYKREHPGDDVMSNLMRHVGDDGGRVSLAEFENLFWLFSVAGNETLRNGLPGGLLALLSHPAEYRRLLADRSLLPSAVEEMLRWWTPVMHFRRTAVSDVRLSDVDIRAGDKVVVWFSSANRDPAVFPDPDTFDVGRTPNDHLTFGHGPHFCLGAHLVRVQLRAMFDAVLDQLGFVELAGEPVRLRSNFQNGLKSLPIRWAR, encoded by the coding sequence GTGACGATCACCGATCCGGACACCTATGTGCGAGGTGTCCCGTACGACGAGCTGGCGCGGCTGCGGCGCGCCGGCCCGGTGGTGCGCGTCGACGACTTCTGGGCCGTACTGGGCCACGCCGAGGTGCGGCGGGTGCTGCGCGACCCCGGGGTGTTCTCCTCCCAGCTCGGCGGGACGCAGATCCGGGACGCGGCGGACCTCGCCTACGTGCGCCGGATGATGCTGAACATGGACCCGCCGGAGCACGGCCGGCTGCGCGGGCTGCTCACCAAGGCGTTCACCCCGCGCGCGATCGCGAAACTGACGTCGCAGATCGAAGGCTGGGCGCGGGAGCTCGTCGCGGCGGTCGCCGATCGCGGGGAATGCGACTTCGCGCAGGTGGCCGCCGACCTGCCGCTGCGCACCCTGGCCGGGGTGTTCGGCGTGCCGGAACAGGACCGGCGGCTGATGTACGACTGGAGCAACCGGGTGATCGGCTACCAGGACGCCGAGTACGCGGTGAGCTCGACGGTTTCCGTTTCCGAGGTGAGCGAGCTCGCCCGGGCCGCGCTCGCCGTCCGCCCGGCGCCGGGGCAGGCCGGGTCGATGCCGGACCCGCGGACCCGCGCGGGCATGCCGGACCTCTACGCGTACGCGAACGCGCTCGGCGACTACAAGCGCGAGCACCCGGGCGACGACGTGATGAGCAACCTGATGCGGCACGTCGGCGACGACGGCGGCCGCGTCTCCCTCGCCGAGTTCGAGAACCTCTTCTGGCTGTTTTCCGTGGCGGGGAACGAAACCCTCCGCAACGGCCTGCCCGGCGGGCTGCTCGCGCTGCTCTCGCACCCCGCGGAGTACCGGCGGCTCCTGGCCGACCGATCGCTGCTGCCCTCGGCGGTCGAGGAGATGCTGCGCTGGTGGACTCCGGTCATGCACTTCCGGCGCACCGCCGTTTCCGACGTCCGGCTGTCCGATGTGGACATCCGCGCCGGGGACAAGGTGGTGGTCTGGTTCTCGTCGGCCAACCGGGATCCGGCGGTGTTCCCCGATCCGGACACCTTCGACGTCGGCCGCACCCCGAACGACCACCTGACCTTCGGCCACGGCCCGCACTTCTGCCTCGGCGCGCACCTCGTGCGGGTGCAGCTGCGGGCGATGTTCGACGCGGTGCTCGACCAGCTCGGCTTCGTGGAACTCGCGGGCGAGCCGGTGCGGCTGCGGTCGAACTTCCAGAACGGCCTCAAGTCGCTGCCGATCCGGTGGGCCCGCTGA
- a CDS encoding alpha/beta hydrolase produces MDTLNMRTGGKGEPAVLLLHGLGATGAVWAHFAVLLDRRVLVPDLPGHGPSSPLPHYSFATFAEAVARALPDGGPLIVAGHSLGGVLALELASGRYDVEVAGVLALGVKVEWSQDDLNRAASFAARPPRVFATREDAEQAYLKVSGLLGIAPTDPAGLRETEGGWRLAMDPAAFGLGAPDMPALLAGARCPVVLAAGENDPMSRPEQLRALDPDAVTLAGLGHNAHVEDPAAVRALLERFGV; encoded by the coding sequence ATGGACACGCTCAACATGCGCACCGGCGGCAAGGGCGAACCGGCCGTCCTCCTCCTGCACGGCCTCGGCGCGACCGGCGCCGTCTGGGCCCACTTCGCCGTCCTGCTCGACCGGCGCGTCCTGGTGCCCGACCTGCCGGGCCACGGCCCGTCCTCGCCGCTGCCGCACTACAGCTTCGCCACGTTCGCCGAGGCGGTCGCGCGGGCGCTGCCGGACGGCGGCCCGCTGATCGTCGCCGGGCACTCGCTCGGCGGCGTGCTCGCGCTGGAGCTGGCGTCCGGCCGCTACGACGTCGAGGTCGCCGGGGTGCTGGCCCTCGGCGTGAAGGTCGAGTGGAGCCAGGACGACCTGAACCGCGCCGCGTCGTTCGCCGCCCGGCCGCCCCGGGTGTTCGCGACGCGGGAAGACGCCGAGCAGGCCTACCTGAAGGTGTCCGGGCTGCTCGGGATCGCGCCGACCGACCCGGCCGGGCTTCGCGAGACCGAGGGAGGTTGGCGCCTCGCGATGGACCCGGCCGCGTTCGGCCTCGGCGCACCGGACATGCCGGCCCTGCTGGCCGGGGCGCGCTGCCCGGTCGTGCTCGCCGCGGGGGAAAACGACCCGATGAGCCGTCCGGAGCAGCTGCGGGCGCTCGATCCCGACGCCGTCACGCTCGCCGGTCTCGGGCACAACGCCCACGTCGAGGACCCGGCCGCCGTGCGGGCCCTGCTCGAGCGCTTCGGCGTGTGA